In one Phyllostomus discolor isolate MPI-MPIP mPhyDis1 chromosome 8, mPhyDis1.pri.v3, whole genome shotgun sequence genomic region, the following are encoded:
- the MRPL54 gene encoding 39S ribosomal protein L54, mitochondrial translates to MAARSLFGAIRTWAGWRARKLPDPAGRERLFLRNYAKKPVIKGGKGGKGSVVSDALKDPEVCTDPVRLTTHAMGVNIYKEGQDVVLKPDAEYPEWLFQVNVGPPKKLEELDPETREYWRLLRKQNIWRHNRLSKNRKF, encoded by the exons ATGGCGGCCAGAAGCTTATTCGGTGCTATCCGGACCTGGGCCGGCTGGAGGGCTCGGAAGCTCCCGGACCCTGCAGGTCGAGAAAGACTCTTTCTACGGAATTATGCCAAGAAACCGG TCATTAAGGGGGGCAAAGGTGGCAAAGGCAGCGTGGTCAGTGATGCCCTGAAAGACCCAGAAGTGTGCACAGACCCTGTCCGGCTTACTACTCATGCCATGGGCGTCAACATCTACAAGGAGGGCCAGGACGTGGTCCTGAAGCCAGATGCTGAATACCCTGAGTG GCTGTTCCAGGTGAATGTGGGCCCCCCTAAGAAGCTGGAGGAACTGGACCCCGAGACCCGGGAGTACTGGCGGCTGCTGCGGAAACAAAACATCTGGCGCCACAACCGGCTGAGCAAGAACCGAAAGTTTTAA